The Calditrichota bacterium genome includes the window TCGGATTGACGGTGACAGCTTGAAATACACACTGAGCAAAAAACACTTTTTCATCAGTCCGCGGCTGGGAATTTCGCACCCCATGACGGCGAACAGCAAGATTTACTTCAACTATGGGCATTTTTATTCTCCCCCGCTTACATTCCATTTGTACGGCTTTTACAATCGAAGCGACTATGAGTCACAGGCCGAATTCATCGGAAACCCCAACTTAAAACCCCCGCGGACAATCGCCTACGAACTGGGATTTGACATGGATGTGCGGCAGATGTTTTTGATCCACACGGACATTTTTTACAAGGATGTAACCAACGAAGAAGGAGCGATCTATTACACCAGTATCGATAAAATCACCAATTACAAAACATGGACCAATAAAAAATACGAGGACATCATCGGCTGGGAACTCCGCATCAATAAGCGGGTTGGACGCTTTTTTACCGGTTGGATTCAAACCCAATTCATGGGACAGCGCTCCGGCGAGGTCGGATATCAGCACCTTTATGAACCGGATGATCCCCTTAATGTGCCAACGTATTCGCGTTTCTCCGTTCCCATCAGCCGGCTGTGGCGCTGGAAACCCAGTTTTCAGGGATATGTTGATCTCCATTCTCCGGAGAATTGGGGGCCGCGTCTGTTGAACCATCGTATTTTTTCAGGATTTCACATCAACACCATTATCCACTGGGCCGCGGGCGATAAATTTACATGGAATCCGGACAACAAGCCCTTTATTCGGGATAATCTGCAATGGAAAAATTATTTCCGGTCGGACATTTACATGAGCAAGAATTTTAAAGTGGGCTCGGTAACGGTCAGTCCCTACCTGGACATGCGAAATCTTTTTGCCCGCAAGATGTTGAATGTCGGCATCCTGCGGGGTCTGGCCGCGAATCCGGGATCGGAAATCTACAAATACTATGCGTCTCTTCGAAAGGGAGACCGTGTCGGAGATTACAAACAATCGTATCTTAAATACCCCCATTCTAAACCGGGAGAACCCCTCTATATTCACCAGGGAGGCCCAAAAGAGGTTTACATGGGGATTCATATTGAACTAAGGTAAACCAAGACAGGATTTCGCAGCACAATTCGCAGGATCGTCATCTTGTGCAAACGTGTATGTTCTTTAAATAATCATTGAATCCTTTAGTCGGAGAGTTCCTATGAGAATCAAAACATATTTCATGACAACGGTCTTCGTCCTCTTGATGATGACGTCACTGGCTTTCGGGCAAAACATCAAAAAAGTGGCACAAAGCTACATGCCGTTTTTGAGTCTTGAAGTAGGCGCCAGAGCCCAGGCCCTTTCCGGTGCCTTTATCGCGGTGCCCGGTGACCCGGACAATATTTTTTACAATCCGTCCGGTCTGGCCTACGTAAGAGGAATCAGCTTTTCCCTGTCCCGAACCAACTGGTTTGCAGGAATTGGCTACGAAGGGGGTTCCCTCGCTATGAATTTCGGGGATTGGGGCACATTCGGATTAAGCGTCATCAATATGGATTATGGAACGTTTCGCCGGACGGAAGTGGATGCCCACGCATGGGAAGGATACATCGAACGCGGCACCTTTTCTGTGAGCGAATGGGCGATCGGGTTGGCGTATGCCAAGCAATTGACCGATCGATTTTCCTTTGGCGCACAGGCCAAATATGCCTACCAGGATCTGGGAACCAGCCGAATCTGGCAGTATTGGGGAACGCAATTTGAGTATTCGGCCAACGTTAAAAATGAAGAAAAAACGATGGCATACGATCTGGGAACCTATTATCATACGGGATTTAAAAGCCTGCAAATCGGAATGTACATTCGGAATTTTGCTAATCGACCCCTCCCCCTGACATTCGGATTCGGAATGGCCATGTATCTGAATGATCTCTTTTTATCCGGGAACTCCCCTCATCGCTTTTTACTGACAACCGACTTTCTTCACCCGAAAGATTATTCGGAGCGATACAATGTGGGATTGGAATATTCGTTCTATAATAAGGCCTTTTTACGATTTGGGTATCGCGGAAATTACGATGAAGAAAAGATGACATTCGGAGCGGGCTATCACCAACAGATCGGGAATATGAGTTTTATACTGGATTACACAGCCATTCCGTTTGGTGTGTTTGGCTGGGTTCATCAGATTAGTTTTGGTATGAATTGGCGGTAAGCAATGACCGCAAAAAGGGAATTTTAAATGGAGAACTCATGATGAATCAAAAAATATACGGTTTATTCCTGATTATTGGATTAAGCATGTTGCTGTTTAATCCAATCAATTCGTACAGCCAAAAACCAACACGGTTTTTGGCCCTCGGGGAATTCTGGCATTACGAGGAGAACGATTTCAGCGGGGGCTGGGAGAGCTCCTGGATTTGGCCCGGAAACCGCTGGCGGGAAAAAGGACCGGGCGAAATCCGTCAGATGGGTGCCAATGCCCGATTGGTGGGGCCGGGATTTGGCGTGAAAGATTGGACGGATCGCCGAAAACGCTTTCATCCGTACTACATCTGTTCCTCCAATGCCGGGGAATACCTGCATACAACCGATGCCTCATCGGAACCGTATGGGACATTTGAAAAGGTGCTGCGCGTGCGTCCGCCGGATGTGTACATAGATGGCAAACTCCAGGGTGAACGGCATCCATACGACCGGATTGATCCGACTTTGCCGGTGGACGGCATCATTCACGGCAAGGTAAACTTCCCCATCGGAATTACCGCGGACATGACCTGGTATTCCAGCGCGGCAAAAAATGCGGATATGTACATGATTCTGGATGTGACTTTGACCAACACCGGTAACACCAACAGCACTCCCCGAATTGAACTCAGGAATCAAACCCTGCATGGTTTATGCTGGGCGTACATGCCGGAACCCATGGTTACCTTTGAAGGCGCCACGCAAAATGCCGCTATCTGGGAAGGAAACAATGACGACTGGGTGGAATATTATGGGGAGAATTATCTGGATTATATTGGCTCGGGCAACCCCCTGCATCCGGCGGGCGATCCCACGGCCGATTCTCTGCGGCTTTGGATCTTGTGGGACGGCGATAACAACCTGCTCCCCGGAGACGATGTGGGTGACCCGGATCGAAATGTCGGGTTTGTCGAGCAAACACCGGGACACGGACGCATTCTTTCACCCCAATATGTGGGCTGGGGCATTTTGCACGCCGACAAAAGTGTGGACGACAAAACCAACGACCTGTCCCAGCCGTTTTCCACGGTCTGGCGGCCCGGAACCGTGCGCTGGGGTGAAAGCGACTACGACAAGCTGTATCAGTTTTTATTCAGTGGCAATCACATGAAAAGCCCCCAGGAAATGGGCTACACCGAACCAAACGACCCCGAACACGTGGCGGCGCCGTATGCCTATTTGGGGGTGGGCCCCTATGAAATGCCGTTTGGAAGCAGTGTTCACATCACCATGCTGGTGGTCATCAATGGTCTCTCCCGGGAAAATTGTGAGAAGGTGGGACTGGAGTGGTACAATGCCCATCATGGCGGAGAAGGCCTTACCGATGAGCAGAAGGATGCCCTGGTGGCGACGGGTCGGGATTCTCTGATGAAGTATTACAGCATGGCCTACCGGCGGTATTTTCGAAACATTGCGGAGGGACGGAATCCCTTTACCGTGCCCAAACCACCACCCGCGCCGGATTTATGGGTGGAGGCTGGAAACAGGTGCGTGAAACTGCATTGGAGCGATGTTTCCCAGGAGCCGGATCCGGATACGGGTGTGAAAGATTTTGCGGGATATCGCGTATACCGGTCGCACAGTACGGGAGAGCCGGGATTCAGCGGGAACGAAGGGCCCTACGATCTGATCTGGGAGTGTGGAGGCAACAGCGGCGTCCCGGTGGACACGCAGTTTGTGGACACCGGCGTGCAGCGTGGGTTTGCGTACTGGTACTACGTGACGGCCTACGACGACGGCTCACAGAACTGGGAGGACGGCAAGCCTTTGGAGTCGGGCAAGTACTGGAACATGATGCAGAAAAATATGCCGGTTCACCCTTACTATAAACCGGAACAAGTAAAGACGTTAGACAAGGTACGGGTGGTACCGAATCCGTACAACTACGCGTCACGTCCCATGAATTTTCCGGACGAAGAGAATAAAATTATGTTTGTGGGGCTTCCGCCGAAATGCACGATTAAGATTTTCACAGTGACGGGGAATCTGGTCAAGACGCTTCACCATACGAACGGGACGGGGGAAGAACCCTGGGATCAGCTCACGGAATACAATCAAATTGTGTACTCAGGCGTGTACATTTATGTGATCGAAAGCGATATCGGAACAACCACGGGTAAATTTGTCATTGTTCGTGAAGGAGAGCAAGTTGAATAACAAACTGTGCCTTAATAAACTGGCAAACCAAAACACCTTGCGGCATGGTATGCGAAGGCAGCTCTAAATCCAAAAAGGATTGTTGATTTAAAAAATCGGAATAGGGTAACAAAATATGAAATGGCGTAACCTGGCATATGTATTTATTGGATGCGTTCTGGCAATTGGCGCTTCGACTCCTGCGTTCGGGCAAAAACCGATACGATTTTTGGCCCTTGGAGAATTCTGGCATTACGAGGAAAATGATTTTAGCGGGGGCTGGGAGACCTCCTGGATCTGGCCGGGAAACCGTTGGCGGGAGCGCATTCCCGGGGAGATAAAATGCATGGGCACCAATGCCCGGCTGGTGGGACCGGGTTTTGGTGTGCGGGACTGGAAAGATCGGCGCAAACGTTTCCATCCCTATTACATTTGCTCCTCAAATGCCGGCGAATACCTGCACACATCGGATGCATCCTCAGAACCCTATGAAATATTTGAAAAGGTGCTGCGCGTGCGTCCCCCGGATGTGTACGTGGATGGCAAGCTTCAGGGGCCGCGCCATCCCTACGATCGAATTGATCCGACTCTGCCGGTGGACGGCATCATTCACGGCAAGGTAAATTTCCCGGTTGGAATTACAGCCGATATGACCTGGTATTCCAGTGCCGCAAAGAACGCCGATATGTACATGATTTTGGATGTGACATTCACCAATACCGGAAACACCAATAGTACCCCTCGAATCGAATTGCGGAACCAGACCCTTCACGGTGTGTGTTGGGCGTACATGCCGGAACCCTGCGTGACCTACGAAGGGGCGAATCAAAATGCAGCCGTCTGGGAAAACAACAACGACGATTGGGTGGAATACTACGGCGAAAATTA containing:
- a CDS encoding PorV/PorQ family protein, producing the protein MRIKTYFMTTVFVLLMMTSLAFGQNIKKVAQSYMPFLSLEVGARAQALSGAFIAVPGDPDNIFYNPSGLAYVRGISFSLSRTNWFAGIGYEGGSLAMNFGDWGTFGLSVINMDYGTFRRTEVDAHAWEGYIERGTFSVSEWAIGLAYAKQLTDRFSFGAQAKYAYQDLGTSRIWQYWGTQFEYSANVKNEEKTMAYDLGTYYHTGFKSLQIGMYIRNFANRPLPLTFGFGMAMYLNDLFLSGNSPHRFLLTTDFLHPKDYSERYNVGLEYSFYNKAFLRFGYRGNYDEEKMTFGAGYHQQIGNMSFILDYTAIPFGVFGWVHQISFGMNWR
- a CDS encoding T9SS type A sorting domain-containing protein, giving the protein MMNQKIYGLFLIIGLSMLLFNPINSYSQKPTRFLALGEFWHYEENDFSGGWESSWIWPGNRWREKGPGEIRQMGANARLVGPGFGVKDWTDRRKRFHPYYICSSNAGEYLHTTDASSEPYGTFEKVLRVRPPDVYIDGKLQGERHPYDRIDPTLPVDGIIHGKVNFPIGITADMTWYSSAAKNADMYMILDVTLTNTGNTNSTPRIELRNQTLHGLCWAYMPEPMVTFEGATQNAAIWEGNNDDWVEYYGENYLDYIGSGNPLHPAGDPTADSLRLWILWDGDNNLLPGDDVGDPDRNVGFVEQTPGHGRILSPQYVGWGILHADKSVDDKTNDLSQPFSTVWRPGTVRWGESDYDKLYQFLFSGNHMKSPQEMGYTEPNDPEHVAAPYAYLGVGPYEMPFGSSVHITMLVVINGLSRENCEKVGLEWYNAHHGGEGLTDEQKDALVATGRDSLMKYYSMAYRRYFRNIAEGRNPFTVPKPPPAPDLWVEAGNRCVKLHWSDVSQEPDPDTGVKDFAGYRVYRSHSTGEPGFSGNEGPYDLIWECGGNSGVPVDTQFVDTGVQRGFAYWYYVTAYDDGSQNWEDGKPLESGKYWNMMQKNMPVHPYYKPEQVKTLDKVRVVPNPYNYASRPMNFPDEENKIMFVGLPPKCTIKIFTVTGNLVKTLHHTNGTGEEPWDQLTEYNQIVYSGVYIYVIESDIGTTTGKFVIVREGEQVE